The Catenulispora sp. MAP5-51 genome window below encodes:
- a CDS encoding transposase, translated as MARFDVTDAEWALIEPHLPVAAIGPLPRRMRDQFNGIVWRFRTGSGWRDVPERYGSWSTLYGRLNGWSKAGVSVLYPPTLRRQR; from the coding sequence GTGGCGCGTTTTGATGTGACGGATGCCGAGTGGGCTTTGATCGAGCCTCATCTGCCGGTGGCTGCTATCGGGCCGTTGCCGCGGCGGATGCGGGATCAGTTCAATGGGATCGTGTGGCGGTTCCGTACCGGCTCTGGCTGGCGTGATGTGCCGGAACGCTACGGGTCCTGGTCCACGCTCTACGGCCGGTTGAACGGCTGGTCCAAGGCGGGAGTGTCAGTCCTGTATCCGCCGACGCTGAGGCGTCAGCGTTGA